From the Helianthus annuus cultivar XRQ/B chromosome 17, HanXRQr2.0-SUNRISE, whole genome shotgun sequence genome, the window TTGAAATGTTTTAGGGGTTTGGTTTATGCATTGTCACTTGGAGATACACTTGACTTGGGGACTGTCAGTTGCATTGATAGTGAAGAACGGGCAAGGACCGATGGAGACACTTCCTCACCCGCCAGCGGATTTGCCTCACTGCTAATTATGTCATACGGGTGATCATGGAAATGGACGGTTGTGATCTTGTCTGAAGTAAAGATTCTTGATTTGTTTCCAACAAGTGTGCATTATTTAGTGTAATTTGTTTTCTTAGAACGGGTGTGTAAAGAAAcattagctttgctattggtgggatcgTGAGAACGGGTGTGTAAAGAAACATGTGTTTCGGGTGAAATAAAAATTGAAAGATTATCTCGTTTTTGTGTTATGTGGCAGTTGAGCGTGCGGAATCAGATTAAAGAAACATGTTAGGGGAAAGCTAGTGTACCTAAACATTATATTATATGGAAAAGATCTTAATCAAGGTAACAAATACCTTAATAGTCATCATAGGGGCAGTTGATCAAGTCAATGTTGACAAAGATCATGGGTTGACTTTTTTTCTGAATTCCAAGAAATCTCTTCATTACTCTTCAAACTTAAGTAATCACCTGTGAACAATGGAAACTAGTCAAACTACTATGATCAGAAAGAGTGAAATCAACTATGTGTAAATATATATAATGGAAAAAAAAAGCAGTTGGACCTGATCAGGGTCTAGAACCATCAAGCAAAAGGCGGCAGAAGGGTCAAATGGCGTCGGCACCCGGGTTGATTGGTTTGGTCAAGGCTGCAGAAGGGCTATACTTTGGTGAACTAAGAAACCAAGCTTGCACTCTTTGCTGCTTTATAGATTTCAAGGACCATAAagaacaaacacattttcttaaCCTTAAATGTTTAAAAATGTGTCCAAGTTTACTGTCACGGTCTCgatacaaaaaatatatatatatatatatatggaaacaTTATGTATCCTTGATTTTTAAGGGACGTTCGCTGGAATTCAATGGAATTAGAATTTAAATTCCATTCCTAACCTATGTAATTTGCAAACCAAACAAGATTATTGTGGCAATTAAATTCATcacaaattccaattccaatccAATTACATCTAATACCATAGTTATTAAAGTCGAGCGCATCTTGCGCCTAAGCGAGAATTCTAGGTGAAACGCATTCAACGCGCTTATGCGCAGTTATTATTAGTTAATCCGTTTTTTTAAATGATAAAATTCGACAAGTCTTGAACATTTTGCTATTTGAATATTTTGGGACTTTACTTTGAAAATTATGGAATTCAAGTTTTGTTTATTTCATTTGGTGAAAGGATTATTTTTCAATACATAATATTTTTTACATTTAAATGGGCTTTTTTTTCTCATGCCCTCGTTTTTTTGAATCTGGGCCTTAGACAAGACCTATGCACCTTAAGTGCTATATCAAATACTTGGACATATTccaattttagaaaaaaaaaagaaaagaaaaaaaaataaaataataataataataataataataataataataataataataataataataatccaaccAAATGACTCCATCCCATCCCACCCCTCCCCTACCAATAGTTTAGTTACATCACTCTACTTTTTTTTATGGGAGGGATGTTTTAATCATAACAATACTTCACACACTTCTTTCCTCCATCTCTTCTCCTATCTCTTTCTATacatacatagatatatatagagagatagaatgaaaaaggatgtgaaaataagatttagGTGTGTGAGAATAGTAAAAGCTATACAAACAATACAAAGATACATTTAACATTACCGTTTAATCATTGTTTAGAAGAAATTCAATAATCTTAACCAAATCAGAAACAAATAAATTATCTAATTAAGGCTACCTGAAGTTTCATGGGATCAGGGTTTTTGATCCAGTTTTACTGATGTCAACGGACAGCCCCGTTTATTCGAAATTGTTCCCATAAATCCAGAAAAATCGAAATCACATAATAAAGAGATTAAGAAAATAAAGAACACAAACcttgaaggggggggggggggggggttgttcaAACCGTACATTAGGGATGACCATTTGGTACTGGGTACCCGTACCGAATTTTTTCGTTATGGTACCCCCTTTTagcattttcggtatcggtattttCGATACGGTACCAgtaaaataccgaattttaccttcaaatactggtaccgtaccgaatatttcggtaccggtacccagttttGACGAATACAAGTACCGGTACCACGCTCATCCCTACCTACCGTACATCACCAATTTGGATACCCAGTTCTGATTTGGTTAAGTTGTGTAGTTGAAGGGTCTAACAGAAAGTTGATGAGTTGAATTTTAGAATGGATAAACCGGAAGGATTGGACCGCCTGCCTGAGATGATGCTTGTGCGAGGATGTTCGGTGATGATACTTCACTGCATTCCTTCAAGTGCAAGCTGTTGCATTCTTTGGAAAGAATTCATGGTCATGTAGTACTAGCTAGCATTGTACTATTAGGCTGAACGGTATGGGGGCGTCGCCCCACCCGTCTTGCTCTGGCGATGGCGTCTACACCAACCCCCGTCCCTGTCCTCACCGTCCGAATATGGACGTTTGCGACGGACCAAAACATGTGGGCCCCCCTCTTTCTTCTCGGCGCCGCTCCGTCACCCCATCCCGCCACCCCCGTCTTCTTTCTTTCTTCCCTCCGTCACCATACCGTTCAGCCTTAGTTTTGACCTTTTATTGTACTAGTTTAGTAGTACTAGTTTTATTTTACATAAACTTCAATGTTGTTAGCATTCTTTAGTTTACTTATATTGTATTTCTTTAtacctttttttattattaaatttcttatttatttttttgatcaGTCCGATTTTCAAAATAATGAACTTTACAAACTAAAACATGTTAAATTCCTAAATACTCTTCAAGGTTTGTATTAGTTGATCTTCCTAGGAAAAGATGTGCAtcgaatatatatccttaaaaacacTAAAATTTGTGTTCAAAACTTCAAGTGTTAATGGGTCAACTAGTGTGTTAACACTAGATAGATTCGAAGAAGAAGTCGGAcattttactaaaataaaagttGATGAACATTAGCGTTTTAATGAGGATGTTAGCATATTATGATTCGGATGGATTACAAAGAACCTGTAACTCACCTATCCATCTGAATATGCTTGCAACGCTCCATGGTGGTGGTATAGCAAGGTACATATCATCGACATTGTCAAAATAGACATTGGTAGCAAGGAGCAGGAGATGATACCGTGGTGTATTGAATTAGTGTCTTCCAATCGCACACAATAGCAATCGTTCCGTTGAGTATGTAGTTAGTCAAGAGGTATGATCTAAAGGATCACGGAGGTAGTGCaaaatgctaacaaaattactctacaagatcaaaattactctacatgatcatttgtagagtaattttgaattgtatgttgtttgataaacttgcagagtaattttgattcacttgtaaagtaattttgatgtagagtaattttgatacacttgtagaataattttgataattaccctacaagaacaaaattactctacatgaacattttacaaaattactctacaaaagatcaaaattactctacatgatcatttgtagagtaattttgatagttactgataattacaaaaatgccaccgcgGTTTTTTGTCTTCTCCTTcaattcgtacgttttgtacgttaaCTTTATTTGTAATAGCAAGCAGCTTAGCTTACTACCCAATGGAAGAAATGATAAGTCACCCAACAATAAAGTATGTATGATGCAATTCTACTACATCAATTACAGCTTATCTTATAGCACATGCTAACAAGATATCAacataaaaacactaaaaaattccaagaaaacatttaaaaatataAGGCTGATTTAAAAATGTAAGCTTTATTTGTAATATGCAGCAGTCACTTGTCAATCACCATGTTACACAAACAAAAATTGGTTAGACAATAAGATAACCTCCCCATCCCAAAATTGACTTACTATATATACATTGATACCACCCGGGTAAGATCCAAACATACCAACTGTAATCAACTCTCACATATCGCCGTTAATTCCAAAAATTCTAACTTTATGCATATTTGGAAACTTTGCGATAACAAGCACGATTACAGCAACTGTATTGATGAATATCATTGGATGTTGATAATCAGTAGTGTGCGAGGCTATCAAGTACCTGCagtttaaacaagaaaatgttagCTATGAAACTTAATCTATATGCTTTTAGCTTCAAGAATCTATATAAGTCTACGTACAGCACTACAGGTACAACGGTTAGAAACTTTCGGTTTCTGGTGAGCTGCTTGCCATTGTCGATCTGCTCCCACCATGTCAGCCTGTTATATATCCCTTGATCTTCAGCAAATGGAGTCCCTTTCATCCAATGGAAAAAGTGATAAGTCACCTAACAACAAAGATGATGAAATCGAATTTGAGATTTAAGAAATCCTAAACCTAAGAAATTGAACACTTTTAGGGCATCAATCATCAACCCAACCATAGTTGTTAATGTCAAATAGCGATAAgatacctatatgctacatagcgaatagcgataaatagtgggtgctattttataaatagcgatacagtagaaacaaatttaaaaaaaacattatatgcatagtatattatatcaaaatgccgtggtatatatgctattatacatgtatatttaacaaaacctaaaatccatccattttatagctatatttaattgctatttatattaaaaacataaaaataaaataaggtgtcgctattctcgctatccatcgctacaaccctaatagcgacACTATCCTATACGTTACATAGCGCGCTATAGTGATCACTAcgatcgctattgacaactatgaacCCAACCATTTCAGATTTTGAAAACCCTAAACCCAAAAAAGAAGAACTTAAACACTTTTAGGGCATGGAACGTCAACCCAATTGAAACAAACCAGTCATCTATTACAACTGAAAACTGAGGAAAATGAACACTGTTAGGGCAACAATCATCAACCCAACAATTTGAGGTTTAAAATACCCTTAACCCAAAAATGAAAATATCATACATTTTTAGGGCATCCATCGTCGACACAACTGAAATGAAATCCAGTCATCTATTAATTaagaaaaaaaacctaaacccaaAGGCGACAAAATTGTAAACCTAGGGCATcgatcatcttttttttttttttgaacggcaaatttggatcaccgACGGACCagtggagtatcatcgtgccaccagcggatatcatatccatctccaccaggcataatgcatatacaccaattcaggaggaaacccaataaagatGGGAAAAACCCATCAACCTAACAATTAGAGATTTCGAAACCcaaaaataaagaaattgaacaCTTCTAGGGCATCAAATGATTGaatattacatgatttacatcTATCTactaatcaaaaaccctaaaacacaaaATTGAACACTTTTTGGGCATCAATCATCAACTAAACAATTTGAGATTCAGAAAACCCTAAAACCGAATTTAAAAAATTGAACACTTTTAGGGCATCGTTCATCAACCCAGTTGAAACAAAACCACTCATCTATCAAATACATCCAATAACCAAAACCCTAAAACCccaaattataaaaaataattgAATATCGAGAAAACCCTAAAGCAAAAATGAAGAAGGGGGTTTGAAATTACCAGAAAATGTGAGAAATGAACGATGGTCCAGGCCATGCCAGGGGTGCAACCAGAAATAGATAGAATAAGAAGCCATGAAAAGAATATGATGAAGATGTATGTCGTCCATACTCCTGGGTACGTGAACCAATCGGTGTTTCGATTCAGATCCGTTGTCGGTGTTGCCTTCACGTACATCATCTTTTCTGATTATTAGCTTCACCGAGATTGTTGATTGATGAATGAACTGGGATAAAGATCGGTTGATTTTTACCAAATTGATTCAACGATTATGTTTGAAAATGGGATGGAATTTTGCGAAATGTTGTCGCCCAAAAAATGTTTCGTAAAAATGTGGTAGTAGATTGGAAATGATGAGCTATAATTTAACCGATTTATGGTAATTATTTGATAATTTTTTTGAATTAGTGATTATATTATTTGTTTTAAATAATTAGGGTTGTAGTAACCCATGTCTTGCGCCGAGACGTTTAGTAACCCGTGTGTTGCGTCGGGACGTGGTTAGAATTCGCTATATATCACACACCATGACAACCGATAAATAAATTCGTAAAATTAAACAAAATGATTTCCGAATGTGTTAATGTTATTTGCGTCGTAGCTAGGCTCTGAACATCAAAGTAATAAAAAAAGATATAACAATAAGGTAAATAACAAAGGTAAtcatataaaagaaaatgatatgaaCTCAGTTTCGGTGCATTTGTTATAACAaacaaaaaaagttaaaaattaagTCCAAAAGGGTATATCTGTGTTCAATTCGtttaaaatttttcaaagttAAAAGGTGGTTTTTCCTTTTACGGTATTGGTCTTTTTTCATTAAAAAACTTAActcaaaaaaaacaaaaaaaactcaTGTTAACATACTAAACTCAAAAAAGGGCCTCCAAGGCTCATGTTAGCATGTTAACACTATTCGGCTTCTTTTCTTTAGTACAGAGATAATTTGGTTTGATGATTTAGTTGACATGCAACAAAAATATGGCAAATGAATAGAGTGAGGTATGCTATTCTACTTTTATTCTTTCATTAAATTGTTTAAAAATGTATTAGAATGGTCTTATAGTTCTCTATTTATAATTAGCTTTAtatattactaggttataaccccgtgtattacacggggttgaataaataaaatttatatactaaataataaaacaatatatctttaaaaacctcatttattatacgagttgaataaatataattttatatattaaataataaaaagttatatctataagaactatattgtacgggttgaataaatgtaattgtatataccaataaaaaagttatatctttaaaaccacgtgtattgcatgggttgaataaatgtacaattgtttaccaaataataagataatacatctttaaaaaaacctcatttataacacgggttgaataaatgtaattttatttaccaaataataaaaaattacatctttaaaaatatgtgcattacacggtttgaataaatgcaattttctgtactaaataataaaaaatatatatccttaaaaaaccccgtgtgtTGTACGAATTgagtaaatctaattttatatctgtactaaataataaaaagtttcgtaaaatctatttgataccaaactaaacaaaacgttcaaatatatataattcaaataaataatattataaatttgaaggagattaaactaaatagttGTAGAATTATATATAGGCCTATTATGGTATCTTTAACTTCCGTTTTGACGAATTATAGTTATATGCTCTATAGTATTAGAGGCATATgcctatttttaacatatttatCCTTTTTGCTTATTGATAAGAAACATGTGAACATCACCTTCCAAGTGTTCTTAGTTTCATGTTTATTTCCTCTGTTTCCTCTTATCCCTCTCCATTATATTTTGTAAACAGAATATCATCATGTGctaattttacaaatttataaaACCGAATATAATCATGTCCTAGGTAGTCTTAGTATTATTGGAACTTCCATTTGATTCATGATTTCTGTTAGTTACTTTGAATTTCCTTGTTTATTTTCTGTCTGATGTATGCGTGTATCCCAAAAACGTGAAAGGCTGAAACCGGTAACCACTTCATTTAGCTGTAGTGTGATGACAGTTTAAACCTATTTagctttttttttgtttatgatcTACCCAACTGTAATATGAGTTCAGCTAATATGTTCAGTTTAATTTATTTCATTACGTATAGGTCGATACATAAAAGGTTTCGTTGAATGGCATATAGTGATGGGTACTGGCCGATACATCTTAGTTTTATATCTATTTATGAGCATTACACGGTGGAGGTGAGTAACGGTGTGAGTGGTAGTTAATGGTTTGTTTTGAAGGTTGTAGAGCATTACACGGTGGAGGTGAGTAACGGTGTGAGTGGTAGTTGATGGTTTGTTTTGAAGGTTGTCGACAGAGAAAGCagagtgtaacaccccaaaaacccggtacttaattaaattaaataaaaatgaaCAAAGTAACCTAATTAAGGGATTATGATAAAAGAATAGGTTAAGAATTTGAAGTAATGCTTAATTTAAATGCTTATCAAATTAGAAGGGGTTAATGTGTAAAATTTTTATAATTAAGGATTGATATTGGTAAACCCAAAAACACACTCTTGTGTGCGTAACTGGGATCGATCAAGGGCAGGGAAAAACAAGGGTTACCTTGTTCTTGCAAGAATTCAGCAATTGACAAGGAGAAATCAAGTTTAATTGCTGCATGTTCTAAAACTTCAAACATCTAAGCATATCTAGTAGATTGGTAAGTCGAATTTTTGAATTTGGTGAATTTTAGAGAAAGGGGTTTCGACCCGAACAAGATCCGTGGCATGATTTGTGTTGTTTAGATGATAAGGGCACTCCCTAGTGTAGGAATCATGCTCAATTTTAGTTAATTGAAAGAAACCCACTTGATGGAATTGTGTCATGGTTAACAAGTATCATAGTGATTATGAATTCATGTATTCTTGTTATATGATCTTGTTTGAATTACTTGAATGCTAGATAATTTGATGTAGAGTAAAAGGTTTTAAGAAAATTGGTTGTATAATGATGTTATGTAGGTGAATTAGTAAACTATGCTTCAAAtaattgtacattatgcttaTTTAGTGTAacgcacacaaggtgtttgatgaaatgcttgaaagagCAATTATGTGTAAT encodes:
- the LOC110922713 gene encoding ORM1-like protein 2; translated protein: MMYVKATPTTDLNRNTDWFTYPGVWTTYIFIIFFSWLLILSISGCTPGMAWTIVHFSHFLVTYHFFHWMKGTPFAEDQGIYNRLTWWEQIDNGKQLTRNRKFLTVVPVVLYLIASHTTDYQHPMIFINTVAVIVLVIAKFPNMHKVRIFGINGDM